The Caldisericum sp. genome includes a region encoding these proteins:
- a CDS encoding ComF family protein, with the protein MEELIKKFKFEGYKVLSRFFSNLVFNFVNDNKLDFDFIGYIPMSKGEFESRGYNQTYLIAKELSRLSGKPVINKVHKVKETKKQTDLKRDERLENLKNAFSVEGIYNGNVLIVDDVYTTGSTVHEITKAFKNKCKGNIYFVALAKTIN; encoded by the coding sequence ATGGAAGAACTTATCAAGAAGTTTAAATTTGAAGGATATAAAGTATTGTCAAGGTTCTTCTCAAATTTAGTATTTAATTTCGTTAACGACAACAAATTAGATTTCGACTTTATAGGTTATATCCCGATGTCGAAGGGAGAATTTGAAAGCAGAGGTTACAACCAGACTTATCTTATAGCAAAAGAACTATCAAGACTTTCAGGAAAACCAGTCATAAATAAGGTACATAAAGTTAAAGAAACAAAGAAGCAAACAGACCTTAAAAGAGACGAAAGACTGGAAAACCTAAAAAATGCTTTTTCTGTAGAGGGTATATATAACGGTAACGTTCTAATAGTTGATGATGTATACACTACAGGAAGTACTGTACACGAGATTACAAAGGCTTTTAAAAACAAATGCAAAGGAAACATTTATTTTGTCGCTTTAGCAAAAACAATTAATTAA
- the csaB gene encoding polysaccharide pyruvyl transferase CsaB → MKAVVSGYFGFGNLGDEAIRQVIEVELPKIGIEPVFLAKNKVKRNEIKRTNPIEIFKALQNSDVAISGGGGLLQDKTSSRSLYYYLSLIYLPKLFGKKSVVFAQGIGPLKNERNRKLTTEILNKIDLITVRDLESKKILEEIGVKKEIHVTQDLAFLYQPKNLKKIEFNEPYNVLQVKGGEPVDIEELSDIARFMHYKTENETLIVPFYKDVDLNIAKEIEARTKFKVFIPENIDDVLSILNGAEVVIGMRYHSVVFSTMLEKPVLPVYYDDKVRNISKLFELDGIEISELRLSEFSKIFLKFIREKDSFANKIHEKLIKAKNDAKRNFDLLIQLVH, encoded by the coding sequence TTGAAAGCAGTTGTTTCTGGTTACTTTGGGTTCGGTAACTTAGGGGATGAAGCAATAAGACAGGTTATTGAAGTTGAATTACCTAAAATTGGAATAGAACCGGTTTTTCTTGCGAAAAATAAGGTAAAGAGAAACGAAATTAAGAGAACCAATCCAATAGAAATTTTTAAAGCACTACAAAACTCTGATGTTGCTATTTCTGGTGGTGGTGGTTTATTGCAAGATAAGACAAGTTCAAGAAGCCTTTATTATTACCTTTCTCTTATTTATTTACCAAAACTTTTTGGAAAGAAAAGTGTTGTTTTTGCCCAGGGAATAGGTCCTCTTAAAAATGAAAGAAACCGAAAACTTACAACAGAAATACTAAATAAGATTGACTTAATAACCGTAAGGGATCTGGAATCAAAAAAAATTCTTGAGGAAATAGGAGTTAAAAAAGAAATACATGTAACTCAAGATCTTGCTTTCCTATACCAACCTAAAAATTTAAAGAAAATTGAGTTTAATGAACCCTACAATGTACTTCAGGTTAAAGGAGGAGAGCCTGTTGATATTGAAGAACTTTCTGATATAGCGCGTTTCATGCATTATAAGACAGAAAATGAGACCTTAATCGTTCCTTTTTACAAAGATGTGGACTTAAATATCGCAAAAGAAATAGAAGCAAGGACAAAGTTTAAAGTATTTATTCCTGAAAATATTGATGATGTGCTTTCTATTTTAAACGGTGCAGAGGTAGTTATTGGAATGAGATATCACTCGGTAGTTTTTTCTACAATGCTTGAGAAACCTGTATTACCAGTTTACTATGACGATAAAGTAAGAAATATATCAAAATTGTTTGAATTAGATGGGATAGAAATTTCTGAACTGAGACTTTCTGAATTTTCAAAGATCTTTTTAAAGTTTATTAGAGAAAAGGATTCATTTGCAAACAAAATTCACGAGAAATTAATAAAGGCAAAAAACGATGCAAAAAGAAACTTTGATTTACTTATACAGCTCGTACATTAA